The Vibrio aerogenes nucleotide sequence TTAACGCAGCCACATTCGTATTGACTGTCATCATAATGAGTCACCAAGTGATAAATTGTTTCTCTCATATCGGTGATTCTGATGAATTCTTTAGATAAAAAACGGGCCACTAAAGCCCGATCACAATATCAATGAAACGTCATCTCACCATTACTTTACATTGATAGACTGTAACATTTCCCGGGATGGTGAGAATAGATAAGCGCCGGTTGCTGCTTGAGTAAAACGCAGCATTTGATCCGTTTTTCCATCAGTTTCACCGTACATACTTTGCAGCATCGCTTTAAAGTTATGTAATGTATGACAATAGGCAATAAACAGCAGTCCGTGTTCACCTCCAACCGTTCCGTACGGGAGACTGTGACGTAAAATTTTCAGCCCCTTGCCATTCTCTTTCAGATCAACCCGTCCGACATGCGATGCTTCGGGTACCTGCTCCAGCTCAACTGAATCTTCTTTTGTACGGCCAATCACTTTTTCCTGTGCAGCAACATTCAGTCTTTCCCAGGCGGGTAAATTATGAACGAAACGCTGAACCATCACATAGCTCCCCCCCGCAAGCTCACCTTCGGGAATGATCGCGACTTCCTCCCGCTGACTATCTGCCGGGTTCTCAGTTCCATCAATAAACCCAGTCATATCACGGGCATCCAGATAGCGAAAACCATAAGTTTCATCGACGACCTGAATCTCTTCTGCAACAGCTCCCATGAATTTTCTCATCACATAAAACAGCAAATCATGCCTGAGAGAATGCGCATGGATTAAAAAGTCAACATCACTGGCAGGTGCTGAAATATCACCGTTTCCAAGTGTAACAAAATCAACCAGTTCAGGCACTGCCGGGGCATCAAGCTGTGCCCAAAAGTGACGACTGAATGAAACAGATAATTTGACATCAGCTCCGGCCTGAGATGCATTCAACGATTCAGTCAATTCCGGTAATTGTTTTAATTCTCTGAGCACCTTTTCCGGGTTATTTTTAATCTTAAATAAGGCATAAAGCGCAAAAGGACTGGCTTCAGGTAAAATTGCTGTTTGAGGATATGACATAATATACCTTTAAAAACTCACATGATTATTCCAGGGGTTCATCTTCTCTCATCAACTCACCAGGGTCTGTTGACCCTAAGAAAGAACCGAACGTTTTCTCATACATAGAACTTGATTGACTCTATTCAACCAGAATGAGACAAAATCACCAAACTGAAAAATGGCCATCATTAAAAAAGCCGGAAGTGACTCATAGTTCATTGACCGCAAAAACCGCCTTCAGATAAAACCCGCTTGAATTTCTTGCAAGGATCACTTCTGATAGCGGATATGATTTCAATTTTGATCAAATGACTATGAAAAAAGCACCATCACCATCAAATGAAACCCGGCAGGAAGCAATGAAAATTGCCAGAGCCACACAAAAGCCGGGACAAACCAAAGAACAAACTAAACTGATTGCACAGGGAATAGAAAAGGGGATTGCTGCCTATAAAAAGCAGCAGAAAGAAAAACAGCGTCAGACCGATAAAGAAAGAAAAAAAAGAAACAAGGAAAAACAGCAGGAAATCATCCAGCCAGAAGACCCGGCTCTCCCTTCAACACCACAACTTTCAGAAAACCGCCGTTTAGCGAAGTACTTACCGTGGATACTGACCGCAATCAGCTGGGGCATTCTGTTCATTATCTGGATCAATCCTGCGATTTTATAATCCGCAGACAGATAAGCCAGTGCGGCTGGCTTATCTGTTTTGCCTGCCTAAACTTGCTGCAATGTCGACTTTTCGTTCAAGAATCCACTGACTATCAAACGGCCCCCAGTCAGATAATCGATAATAGCCATCATTATGCCGGCAACCATCCTGAACAAAAATTAACTGAATTCCAATTCCCGGCAAAGCTTTCAAGACATCTTGTATCGTCCGGCGAGGCCACCCTGTCTTCTCAATTAATCTTGGAACATTTGGCCTTTCCATACTTTCAACCAGGTAAGCCAAATACAGTCGCCTTGCAAAAACGGGACTCAATTCCATTGACACCTCCTATCTACGTGCCAATTTATTATTTCGGTTTTTGCATAAAGCGTGTTGCGTTTGATCAATAACTTCATTTTTTGTGCATCTCACGTCATCACCATTTAACAAACCGGGTCTATTGACAAGCCGCACATGTATTTTTTGTCAGCAAGGTCAGTTCCTGCTAGGATTCTCAGACCATTATCAGGAACCTGTTTTCATTCAAAGGATATTTATGAGCATCATTCTCTATGGCATCCCTAACTGCGATACAATCAAAAAAGCACGAAAGTGGTTAGCCGCTGAAAATATTGACTACCAGTTTCATGATTATCGTAAAGATGGTATTTCAGCATCGCTTGTCGAAAGTTTTTGTTCCGAACTGGAGTGGAATAATGTGCTGAATAAAAGAGGAACAACATACCGGCAGCTGGAACAGACGCAGAAAGATAACCTGACCGAAGAGACTGCCGTAGATTTACTTGTTCAGTATCCGGCGATGATTAAGCGCCCGATATTGTCGGTGGACAATCATTTATATCTTGGTTTTTCACCAGAAAAGTACTCAACAATTTTTTCAACACAATCGCTTTAATAGACAAGGAATAATGAATGACAGATAGCCCTGTATTAGCCCTGGCAAAAGATTTTATTTCCCGCCGTTCTGTCACCCCGGAAGATGCTGGCTGTCAGGAAGTGATGATCAACCGGTTAAAAAAACTCGGTTTTGATATTGAAGTCATGGTTTTTGAGGATACGACAAACTTATGGGCCCGAAAGGGTTATGAAGCCCCTTTATTTGCTTTTGCCGGACATACAGACGTTGTGCCTCCCGGCTCTGAAAAAGAGTGGCATACCCCACCCTTTGAACCGACAGTCATAGATGATCACCTGCATGGACGCGGAGCAGCCGATATGAAAGGCTCTCTTGCCTGTATGATTGTCGCAGTGGAACGCTTTATCGAACAGAACCCAAATCACAAAGGTTCGATTGCTTTTCTTATCACTTCGGATGAAGAAGGTCCGTTTATCAACGGAACAACCAAAGTGGTCGATACACTGATTGAAAGAAATGAACGCATTGATATGTGTATTGTTGGCGAACCCTCCAGTACTCATACAGCCGGAGACGTCGTGAAAAATGGCAGACGGGGTTCATTGACAGGAGATTTGAGCGTAAAAGGTATACAAGGGCATGTCGCCTATCCTCATCTGGCACAAAATCCGGTTCATCAGGCAATGCCGGCCCTATCTGAACTGGCTTCAACCAAATGGGATGACGGCAATCAATACTTCCCGCCAACCAGCTTTCAGATACCTAACCTTCATGCAGGAACCGGCGCTTCAAACGTTATTCCCGGTGAATTTAACATACAATTTAATTTCCGGTTCAGTACAGCGCTGACCGCAGAATCTATTCAGAGACGGGTACACTCAATACTCGATGCACATGGATTGGATTACTCACTAAACTGGACATTGAATGGCCAACCCTTTTTAACAGATACCGGAGAATTACTTGATGCAGTTGTCAAAGCTGTGAGCGATATTAATCATAAAGCTCCGGAACTCCTCACAACAGGAGGCACCTCAGATGGTCGTTTTATTGCGCAAATGGGAACACAAGTCGTTGAACTAGGCCCTGTCAACGCAACCATACATAAAGTAAACGAGTGCGTCAGTATTCCGGACTTAGAAAAGCTGACCGATATGTACCAAAACGTGTTAAATAATTTACTGGCATAACCCGATGACACCTGAGCAACTCACCGGACAAACCGATCACCATTTGCAGCCAACTCTCATGGGTCAGAAATTATTTCTGATCCATCCTGATGTGGTCAACGATATACTTGCTTTGAAAAAAGCTGCGTCTCAGGCTGGTTTTGATCTTCATATCGCAAGTGGTTTCCGGAGTTTTCAACATCAGTTGAAAATCTGGAACAGCAAGTTCTCAGGTGAATCGCCTGTTTTAGATAAAAACAGTCAACCATTAATCACGACTCAACTCAGTGAAACTGAGAAAGTGATGTCCATATTAAAATGGTCAGCACTCCCCGGAGCCAGCAGGCATCACTGGGGGAGTGATTTTGATATTTATGACAGGATAAGTCAGCCTTCGGACATTCCGCTGAAACTCGAACCTGATGAGTATTTGGCTGGTTTTCAACGTGACTTTTTTCAATGGTTACAAGTGAACATGCAGCAATACGGTTTTTTTCTTCCATACGATCAAGATCGCGGCGGTGTTGCGGCTGAACCCTGGCATATCAGCCACCACTCCGTCTCATCAAGGATGAAAAAAGAACTGACACCTGAAATAATTCTTGAAACTTTGAATGAAACCCCTATATACGGGAAAAAAGTCATAAAAAAAGAACTTAACACAATATACAATCAATTTATCATCAATATAAATCAGGTATGAGTATGGATATTCTCACTTCACCTTGGTTCATCATCACAATCGTTATCAGTATCATTGTTGGTAATGTGGCAGCCCTGAAATACCTGACCCCAAAGAATCTGGAACAATTTAAGAAAAAACCGAATGATGATTTGGACAAATTAATTGAACTGGATAAAAAGCACCAGAGAGAATTAAAAAAGGATGATGAAAAGCACCACCATCCTTCTGATTAGATAAGAATTATTTCAGTAAAGCTTCCAGAACAGGCGCAAATGCTTGCAGAACTTCTTCCTTGACAGGTTTACCATCTGAGGAAGTAATGTTCAGAGAGGTGCGGTTTTCCAGATCTCCGAGCAGAATCGTATAACTTCCGGAATTTAAAGGAAGTGGTTGCACGCCTAATGCAGACCAGAAATCATCATCAGGGGGACTGTACTTCACTTTAATCGTTCCCTGTGAACGATTTCTGTCTTCCACCGAAAAACCAGACTGAGATAAAACTAAAGAGATCCGGTTCCACAGAGCAAGATAATCACTCCGGGCAATGACAACAGGTAATCCGCTACGATCTGTACCCATAGATACCGGGATACTTTTTTGAGATTGTTGTGCATTCCCCAACGTGACTCTCATTTGAGCATCATAGAGTGTCGCTATTTTATTGACCATCTTCATGGTATAGCGTTCCTGCACATATTTGGAAATATCACCCTGTCCAGCCGAGCGAATCTCAGGCATTGAAATTTGCACGCCAAAACGACGGGCTTTACTGACCCGGCTTAATTGATAATGCGCTTCAATCACAGACTCTTCATCGTCACTTTGCCATTCCACCCATTTGGCATCAATCAGCTTGTCACTTTTCCGGGTGATCTGAGCATGCTTACTCTCTAAAGACTGCAAAGCAATCTGCCATATCTGATCCGCTATCTGAGATTTAGCACTCCAGAAAATCACATTTCCCTGAGAACGCTCAGCCGTCACACCAGGTATGAGTGCCAAAAATTCCTGTGGAGGACGAATATCCACGTGTTCTCCAAGAGCACCATTCAATTTACCAGCGGGGACATCGTATTCATGATTAAGCTGTGGCTTTACGCCATGAGGATATTTCCAGGGAACTAACGCACTTTCGTTTAAATAATCAAAATCACCCTCGGCTTGTTGCCGGTCTAAAGCACTATCGGAACAAGCTGATACAGTTAAAACAGCCAGTGAACAACAAACCAGCTGATACCAATTTTTCATTTAAACTCCTACAGAAAAAACCGAGGCTAATCGCCCCGGTGTCAATAAACAGATATCGTTACAGTAAACCAGCACTTATCATTGCCTGCTCAACCGTTGGTTGCGCAGATTCAGATAAAGTTGTCATCGGCAACCTTAAGTCACCGTACTCAATCAAACTCAGGCGATGAGCGGCCCATTTTACAGGGATAGGGCTTGACTCAATGAACAATTGTTTATGCAAAGGCATCAAACGTTCGTTAATCGCTTCTGCTTCACCAAACTGCCCCGATAAAGCAAGCTTCATCATTTGTGACATTTCAGCTGCTGCGATGTTATTTGTCACAGAAATCACACCATTACCTCCCAGTTTGACAAAATCAAGTCCGGTAGAATCATCACCGCTTAATAAGACAAAGTCATCACCACATAGTTCACGATGCTGCTTAACACGACTTAAATCTCCGGTCGCATCTTTAATTCCGGCAATATTCTTGAGCTCAGATAAGCGTGCAACGGTTTCTGGTTGCAAGTCAACGGCAGTACGGCCCGGAACATTATACAGAATGACCGGAATGTCTGTTTCAGCGGCAATCGCTTTATAATGGAG carries:
- a CDS encoding Dyp-type peroxidase; amino-acid sequence: MSYPQTAILPEASPFALYALFKIKNNPEKVLRELKQLPELTESLNASQAGADVKLSVSFSRHFWAQLDAPAVPELVDFVTLGNGDISAPASDVDFLIHAHSLRHDLLFYVMRKFMGAVAEEIQVVDETYGFRYLDARDMTGFIDGTENPADSQREEVAIIPEGELAGGSYVMVQRFVHNLPAWERLNVAAQEKVIGRTKEDSVELEQVPEASHVGRVDLKENGKGLKILRHSLPYGTVGGEHGLLFIAYCHTLHNFKAMLQSMYGETDGKTDQMLRFTQAATGAYLFSPSREMLQSINVK
- a CDS encoding DUF2956 family protein is translated as MKKAPSPSNETRQEAMKIARATQKPGQTKEQTKLIAQGIEKGIAAYKKQQKEKQRQTDKERKKRNKEKQQEIIQPEDPALPSTPQLSENRRLAKYLPWILTAISWGILFIIWINPAIL
- a CDS encoding winged helix-turn-helix domain-containing protein; translation: MELSPVFARRLYLAYLVESMERPNVPRLIEKTGWPRRTIQDVLKALPGIGIQLIFVQDGCRHNDGYYRLSDWGPFDSQWILERKVDIAASLGRQNR
- a CDS encoding ArsC family reductase, translating into MSIILYGIPNCDTIKKARKWLAAENIDYQFHDYRKDGISASLVESFCSELEWNNVLNKRGTTYRQLEQTQKDNLTEETAVDLLVQYPAMIKRPILSVDNHLYLGFSPEKYSTIFSTQSL
- the dapE gene encoding succinyl-diaminopimelate desuccinylase → MTDSPVLALAKDFISRRSVTPEDAGCQEVMINRLKKLGFDIEVMVFEDTTNLWARKGYEAPLFAFAGHTDVVPPGSEKEWHTPPFEPTVIDDHLHGRGAADMKGSLACMIVAVERFIEQNPNHKGSIAFLITSDEEGPFINGTTKVVDTLIERNERIDMCIVGEPSSTHTAGDVVKNGRRGSLTGDLSVKGIQGHVAYPHLAQNPVHQAMPALSELASTKWDDGNQYFPPTSFQIPNLHAGTGASNVIPGEFNIQFNFRFSTALTAESIQRRVHSILDAHGLDYSLNWTLNGQPFLTDTGELLDAVVKAVSDINHKAPELLTTGGTSDGRFIAQMGTQVVELGPVNATIHKVNECVSIPDLEKLTDMYQNVLNNLLA
- a CDS encoding M15 family metallopeptidase, translated to MTPEQLTGQTDHHLQPTLMGQKLFLIHPDVVNDILALKKAASQAGFDLHIASGFRSFQHQLKIWNSKFSGESPVLDKNSQPLITTQLSETEKVMSILKWSALPGASRHHWGSDFDIYDRISQPSDIPLKLEPDEYLAGFQRDFFQWLQVNMQQYGFFLPYDQDRGGVAAEPWHISHHSVSSRMKKELTPEIILETLNETPIYGKKVIKKELNTIYNQFIININQV
- a CDS encoding DUF2897 family protein — its product is MDILTSPWFIITIVISIIVGNVAALKYLTPKNLEQFKKKPNDDLDKLIELDKKHQRELKKDDEKHHHPSD
- the bamC gene encoding outer membrane protein assembly factor BamC — translated: MKNWYQLVCCSLAVLTVSACSDSALDRQQAEGDFDYLNESALVPWKYPHGVKPQLNHEYDVPAGKLNGALGEHVDIRPPQEFLALIPGVTAERSQGNVIFWSAKSQIADQIWQIALQSLESKHAQITRKSDKLIDAKWVEWQSDDEESVIEAHYQLSRVSKARRFGVQISMPEIRSAGQGDISKYVQERYTMKMVNKIATLYDAQMRVTLGNAQQSQKSIPVSMGTDRSGLPVVIARSDYLALWNRISLVLSQSGFSVEDRNRSQGTIKVKYSPPDDDFWSALGVQPLPLNSGSYTILLGDLENRTSLNITSSDGKPVKEEVLQAFAPVLEALLK
- the dapA gene encoding 4-hydroxy-tetrahydrodipicolinate synthase, which produces MFSGSIVALITPFNPDGEVDYASLKKLVEYHIDSGTDAIVSVGTTGESATLSIEEHVKVVSKTVEYAAGRISVIAGMGANATHESLTFSRLLNNTGVSGFLSVTPYYNKPTQEGLYLHYKAIAAETDIPVILYNVPGRTAVDLQPETVARLSELKNIAGIKDATGDLSRVKQHRELCGDDFVLLSGDDSTGLDFVKLGGNGVISVTNNIAAAEMSQMMKLALSGQFGEAEAINERLMPLHKQLFIESSPIPVKWAAHRLSLIEYGDLRLPMTTLSESAQPTVEQAMISAGLL